A stretch of the Bdellovibrio sp. 22V genome encodes the following:
- a CDS encoding AarF/ABC1/UbiB kinase family protein, whose translation MDDKKSVKKQTKSIERIKSSMFSRSMSIAKLTLQAGANLAQHSVASALKNKEEREQNWKKLLQNQASIISSELGELKGSLMKAGQMLSMYGEHFLPPEANQLLKSLQNDSPPLTWEAIEPTLKKHLSPEKLAQLEIEREALASASMGQVHRARIKTTGESIVLKIQYPNVDRAIDSDLRAIRTLLATLKLLPKDFNMDSVFAEVREMLVQETDYELEARLTEDFHDRLRDDSRYVVPRVVREFSGPKILATTFERGLRADDPLIQSLPQERRNRLALNFLDLYFKEVFEWGVVQTDPHSGNYRIRIDPQGRDQLVLLDFGATRSYPEEFLNPYRRMIKGSLLNRSDIFTAAALDLRFIREKDDEELKRLFEEFCFETVEPFITYEDSRNKNKQIHPDGTYDWKNTDLPQRLSKKVFQIIRHFSWRTPPREMIFLDRKTGGVFIFLSVMGAKIRGRDVLTKYIERIQT comes from the coding sequence ATGGACGACAAGAAGTCTGTTAAAAAACAAACCAAGAGCATTGAGCGCATCAAATCGTCGATGTTTTCCCGTAGTATGTCCATAGCCAAGCTGACTCTTCAGGCAGGAGCGAATCTAGCGCAACATAGTGTTGCATCCGCTCTTAAAAACAAAGAAGAGCGCGAACAAAACTGGAAGAAGCTGCTGCAAAATCAAGCATCCATCATCAGTTCTGAGTTGGGTGAATTAAAAGGCAGCCTGATGAAGGCCGGGCAGATGCTTTCGATGTATGGAGAACATTTCCTGCCTCCTGAGGCCAATCAGCTTTTGAAATCTCTGCAGAATGATTCACCTCCCCTGACATGGGAGGCTATTGAACCCACTTTAAAGAAACATCTTTCGCCGGAAAAGCTGGCGCAGTTAGAGATTGAGCGCGAAGCTTTGGCGTCGGCTTCGATGGGGCAAGTGCATCGCGCCCGCATCAAAACCACAGGCGAATCTATCGTTTTAAAAATTCAGTACCCGAACGTCGATCGCGCCATTGACAGTGATCTTCGCGCCATTCGAACTCTTTTAGCGACGTTAAAACTTCTGCCAAAAGATTTTAATATGGATTCTGTTTTTGCGGAAGTTCGCGAGATGTTGGTGCAAGAAACTGACTATGAATTAGAAGCACGCTTGACCGAAGATTTTCATGATCGTTTGCGAGACGATTCCCGATATGTTGTTCCTCGCGTTGTGCGCGAATTCTCAGGACCCAAAATTCTGGCGACGACGTTTGAGCGGGGCCTGCGCGCCGACGACCCGTTAATTCAAAGTCTTCCGCAAGAAAGGCGCAATCGTTTAGCTTTGAATTTCTTGGACCTTTATTTCAAAGAAGTTTTTGAATGGGGTGTCGTGCAAACCGATCCGCACAGCGGGAATTATCGTATTCGCATTGATCCTCAGGGACGGGATCAGCTTGTTCTTTTGGATTTTGGCGCGACTCGCTCTTATCCGGAAGAATTTTTAAATCCTTACCGCCGCATGATCAAAGGCTCGTTATTAAATCGCAGTGATATTTTCACCGCGGCGGCCTTGGACCTGCGTTTTATTCGTGAAAAAGACGACGAAGAGCTGAAACGCCTTTTTGAAGAATTCTGCTTCGAAACGGTCGAGCCTTTTATTACCTACGAAGATTCGCGCAATAAGAACAAGCAAATTCATCCTGACGGCACCTATGACTGGAAAAACACGGACTTGCCGCAACGACTTTCGAAAAAAGTGTTTCAAATTATCCGGCATTTTTCGTGGCGTACGCCTCCCCGTGAGATGATTTTTTTAGACCGCAAAACAGGCGGCGTTTTCATTTTCCTTTCTGTTATGGGAGCAAAGATTCGCGGGCGCGACGTTCTGACGAAATACATTGAGAGGATCCAAACTTGA